A stretch of Thermodesulfobacteriota bacterium DNA encodes these proteins:
- the rpsL gene encoding 30S ribosomal protein S12: MPTINQLVRKGRKKVKKKTDAPALGNSPQKRGVCTRVYTSTPKKPNSALRKVARVRLTNGIEVTSYIPGVGHNLQEHSVILIRGGRVKDLPGVRYHVIRGTLDSGGVIDRKRGRSKYGAKKPK; encoded by the coding sequence GTGCCTACTATAAACCAATTGGTCAGAAAGGGGCGTAAGAAGGTCAAAAAGAAAACGGATGCTCCTGCTTTAGGGAACTCGCCACAGAAAAGGGGTGTTTGTACTCGAGTTTATACCTCGACGCCTAAAAAACCCAATTCAGCATTGAGAAAAGTAGCTAGAGTTAGACTGACTAATGGTATAGAGGTTACTTCTTATATACCGGGAGTAGGGCATAACCTTCAAGAGCACTCTGTGATTTTAATTAGAGGGGGAAGGGTTAAAGATTTGCCAGGCGTTAGATATCATGTTATTAGGGGGACTCTGGATTCTGGAGGAGTTATAGACAGGAAGAGGGGCCGTTCTAAATACGGGGCAAAGAAACCGAAGTAA
- the rpsG gene encoding 30S ribosomal protein S7: protein MPRRREVPKRNILPDPKYKDINVAKFINIIMLKGKKSLAESITYGFFDIIREKTKSDPIKIFQKALDNVKPVIEVKSRRVGGSTYQVPMEVRSERRVALGIRWLITFAKKRQEKTMAEKLAAEILDAANNRGAAFKKKEDTHKMAEANKAFAHYRW, encoded by the coding sequence ATGCCTAGAAGAAGGGAAGTACCTAAAAGAAATATCTTGCCGGATCCTAAGTATAAGGATATAAACGTAGCAAAGTTTATCAATATAATTATGCTGAAAGGGAAAAAGAGTTTAGCCGAATCCATAACTTACGGCTTTTTTGATATAATTAGGGAGAAAACGAAGTCTGATCCTATCAAGATTTTTCAAAAGGCTTTGGATAATGTTAAGCCAGTTATTGAAGTTAAATCTCGCCGTGTTGGTGGGTCAACATACCAAGTACCTATGGAAGTTAGATCTGAGCGACGAGTTGCTTTGGGGATACGCTGGTTAATTACTTTTGCTAAGAAAAGACAAGAAAAGACAATGGCAGAAAAATTAGCTGCGGAAATTCTTGATGCCGCAAATAACAGGGGTGCAGCTTTCAAAAAGAAGGAAGATACTCATAAGATGGCTGAAGCCAATAAGGCTTTTGCCCATTACCGTTGGTAG